Proteins co-encoded in one Zonotrichia albicollis isolate bZonAlb1 chromosome 30, bZonAlb1.hap1, whole genome shotgun sequence genomic window:
- the CTXND2 gene encoding cortexin domain containing 2 — protein METPTALPTMDVDKAVATAFVVLLGLFLLAMTVRCARLVVDPYSAIPTSTWEEEPIN, from the coding sequence ATGGAGACCCCCACGGCGCTGCCCACCATGGACGTGGACAAAGCCGTGGCCACAGCCTTcgtggtgctgctggggctcttcctgCTGGCCATGACCGTGCGCTGTGCCCGCCTCGTGGTGGATCCCTACAGCGCCATCCCCACCTCCACCTGGGAGGAGGAACCCATCAActga